TCATAAACAATAAAAGGTGGTAAAAGGTGCTGCTGCACTGATAAAAAAAGAAAGGCACGAGACTGCAAAACAAACATGCATATAAATATCAATGGGCACTCAAAGTTTGCACAATCCAACAACCTCAGGCGATGCCAAAAGGAATCTTCAACGCATACCAAACCGCACCAGGAGCAACTCATTGCATGTTACATAAGTACAGAATTCTCTAACACTCGCAGTACCACAACACAACCGGGAGAACCAAACAGAGCTCAAAGTTGAATAGGCTTGATCTTAAAGTGGAGGTTGATAAGTGAAAACACGAAACATTTAAGGTCCTGCAAACAAAAACATCCACAAACGTTAGGAATAGTTTTCAGTTACAGGCATACAGTATTCAGAAAAAACAAAATACTAGTTATCCTCAGAACAGTTTAAACTAATTAATCCATTTGCCTTGGTGGGGTTAAGAGCAGCAGCTAATTACGTGGTTTTGTGCCCCCACTTTAAACTTTTTAACTATAATGCACATGCCACTAACAGTTCCTTAATGTGCCTAGGAAATTATTAACACATGGTCGCTCATGACAGTTGTCCACTAAGCAAACCTAACAGAAGACTAAGGATGTAATGATAAATCTATGGTACAGAAGAGTTTGGATATTTTCATTAGGTAGAAGAACCAATTTAAGAATGTCATCAGAAATAAGGCAAAATGAACATGTTATCCTTTTCCACTAACACACCCCATCATATAGAAGGTTTTCAGTTTTTCCATATGGTATCATACTGTCAACTTGAGATGCAATTAATCACCTAATTCACTAAACGATAGGTCCCCAAAAATAGTAAAATAGAACATGCAACAAACAATAATTTTTCTCCTGCAACTTTTTTTAGACAGAAGGCCTCTCGGCCCAAATTTATAGAGAAAGCAAATATGCTGAGGTTACCAGTTTAGAAATGAAGcacagaaaataaaagaaattaGCATCATAGCTAGTCATTACAACCCATACTGGGCAACAGATAGGAAAGCGAGCTTCAGAGCAGGTAGCTAACGGCCAGAGGTGACCACCTAACCAACATCAGCCTCAAACAATTTTTTTAACCCTATTATGAACTCAACTTGCAAAATCTCTAAGGGAACCTGATGCATCCATCGATTATACTGATGTATAGCAATATCATGTTTTCTGTGTTCACATCTAGAATAGTCGGTCTGGTTAGGAATTCTAAACTGATTGTGTTCAAAATGGTTACTGATATTAGTAACAACCCAAAACCTCCATCTTTGCTTCACACTGTCCACACATAGTTTTCAAGATCTCAGGTAGTGAAAGCAGGAGATATATTACAAATGTGTTGATGTTGATTAACAGAGCAACCAAGAAGGCTAACAAAGATGCAGATTATTGACAGTTAGTAAGAAACCATACCACGAAATATGGTTGGTAAAACAGGTAGCCCTTTAAGTTCTATAAGCAAACCACATTGTTCCAGATCTTTTAGTTGCAAATTAAATCCACATTAAACAACAGAGCAATTTCTATTATCTATTGTATGTAACGAGTGCTCTTACTTTAANNNNNNNNNNNNNNNNNNNNNNNNNNNNNNNNNNNNNNNNNNNNNNNNNNNNNNNNNNNNNNNNNNNNNNNNNNNNNNNNNNNNNNNNNNNNNNNNNNNNNNNNNNNNNNNNNNNNNNNNNNNNNNNNNNNNNNNNNNNNNNNNNNNNNNNNNNNNNNNNNNNNNNNNNNNNNNNNNNNNNNNNNNNNNNNNNNNNNNNNNNNNNNNNNNNNNNNNNNNNNNNNNNNNNNNNNNNGTCTACATCTGTGCTTCATATGTTTAACTGTTTCCAAAAACCGATATGGTGACAGCCTCACAGATGCACAACTGAAAGAGGATGGAAGAATTGATATAGCTTGGGTGCTAACATAGACAAAAGATGTATATGACCATCCACAGGAAGAGCTGACATTTCCTTAGTGCTAATGTAGACAAAGAAGTATATGGTCATCCAAAACAGAAATCGTTAACTGGCACTGTCACAGACTAGTGGGTTGTATGGCTATCCAGAAACAATATGACATTATGGAGGAACAGTCCGCTCTTGTTTCCTTTCTTGTTCATTTTCTTTTTTGTGTTCCCATATAATTTAGTTTTTTCTTCCTTACACCACATCCCTACAAGTACAGGTTGTGCCGGAAAGAGTGAAAGGTTCAGAATAAGAACAGATGTTGACCTCTTGAAGTCATGTTATATTTGCTGACCTTCTTTTGTTTCAAGTTTTTAGCATGGTCGCGTGTAAACACTACATACCAAAAGGTGGATGTGATATGGTATATATTGTTTTGCTTCCTTTAGATGATAGGTATGCTAGGTTCCTATGGGGTATAAAACATTAATCAATCATATTGGCATGTTTTGTAAGAAATTGGTTCTTTCTTGGTTAATAGAGGATGACGAAGAAGGCAATCTGACATCTTGTTAACCATTGACTCGTCATTTATCTCAAAAATCATGAAGGCGTGGCAATACTGCAATAACCATCTCACAGTCAGTAGATTACTTTGAGCTAATTAAGATCCATTCTACTATTAAATCAGGTATATTACAAATGAGTTTAGCACAAGGAATACTAAGACTCGGTCACCCATGGGCAAAGCCATAAAAGGTCTTCCCAGTTTGTACCAAGCATCAATACCCCTAGACAAACATTGAGTTTCTGCTACCACTAAGGACTCTAGATATGCGACCAAGTGAATAAGACTAATGTTCAGTTAAGCTATATTCCAATAGGAAAGCTCACACCTGACCTAAGCATAGAATCCACATTGCTGACATGGCGCAAATCATGTTAACGTTGATTGGGAAAGAATGTGAATGGATTACCTGGACGAGGTAGTAGAAGATGCGGAGGCCCTCCGGGTCCTTGCTGGTCTGGACGTCAACGAGGGAGCCGATCTTGGAGGTGGTGAAGGAGATGTGCTCGTTGCCCATGACAATCTCGAGCTCCTGCCTGCCGACGCGGTCGGGCTCCGGCCAGTTGCTGTCGTCCTCCTTCATTATCTGCCAATCCCAGCAGAGATTCAACCATCACCGTCGGcacaaaaccctaaccctaggtcTCTGTTCGTCACTAGAAAAAGGAGGAACGCGGGGCACAAACCTCCGAGTCCTGGATGATCCTCCTCGCCTCGCGGAGCACGGAAGGGGAGACGAAGACCTCCTTGCGGATCATGGTGTCGTTCTTGTAGTTGGAGTTGTTGGCGTAGCGGAGCTTGCCGTCGGGGCGGAACTCGAACTCGAGGAACTCGTGCCCGAACTTGCCCTTGTGCCCCACGTAGTACCGCAGGTAGAACTCCGCCCCGCCTGCCTCCTCGCCGGCTCCGTTGCccgcgccgccgaccgccgccatgGTTTTCTCTCTCTTCGTAGGGGGCGGAGAGGTTGCAGCGCCGCTATGTTCGTGCTCGGCACTTCGTCTGAACCTTGGGACGTTTACTGGACCTCCCCTTTCTGTTTATTCTTCCTTCTTTGGGCCACCGTCTTCAAATTTGGGCCCATAGACGGCCTGCGATAGGCGCGAATTTGTCTCAAAAAAACAAAACTGCACCTCGTTTTCATTACCCTTCAAACTTTTCgtcaaaaaacaaacaaacaaaaaactcgTCGCTTTCATTGCTCCTTTCCTTTGTTTGTGACTCCGTTTGAGCCTGTCACCGATGGCACAGATGATTTCACACGCCAAGGTACCAATGACGGGATCAAGCTGCATCAATTTATCCCCTTGCATCAATTTATGCTCGAACCACGGAGATTGCAATCGAGATTGGTAGAGTTGAACTTTTACATTGTACTGGTCCTAAACGGTTCGCACGCCCCGCAAGCATTTCATCAATTTATACTTTGGAACATTAATCTGCAAGCATGAAGGAGCAACATGGCCTCCAAATGCTCGCCTTAGTGTAATAGCGTGCGCCATTGGACGGGGTCGCTCATCAAAAGTGTGTTTGTACGCAAAATTCTACATAGGTGGAAGAGTCGACACCTAAGAGACTAACATACATGGATCACTCATCTCTAGCTAGCCGACTAAGGGCTTGTTCGGATGTCCTCCAGCTTCGCTGGATTCGCAAATCTCGCTCTATTCCCCAATGCCAACTTCTTGCACGGATTGCGATCGATGGAAAATTGTTCGGCTCCTCGCTCCAGCTTCTCGTGCGCGCGAGCAGGCCAACCTGCCTGGGTGGGctgtgttggaaatattagcactttttcgattagacttatccacgagttaacagtaagcatggcataaaaggtatgcatctcataacgatacctaagcatactagcacgtgcagaacatagaatcgaaccttctatgagcagcacatatacggcAAGCATAAGTACGAGCAAacgagggatgaacagatcataccctccggttggccaggccaatgcagcggctgcagcagcagcctcggcgtcgtccgtggccttcttcttagcggcggcggcgtcgaccatggtgtcgatgcagaggaagtagtggaagcagaggcggacggagttggggacggatcgggagcagtcgcgtcgagacgctccccaaaaaccttattgccgttctcccgggcaggatctcaaacgacagggttccggaggcacctgctctcccgaccagcCGTGCACGCGGAcgtcgggatgggatcgccggaggcagcacggagtgaggaacagtagatgacggctaggtCACGCGAGAGGGAGTGAATGAACCGAACTAGGTTACTTCACTGgccagagccttcttatatagtcCGTAAGGAAGAAAGCCGTGAGCCTTGCCGAGGCCCACGGCCGAGTCGGTGGTCGCACTCCCGGCAAGGGAGTCGACGAATACGCGGGTCCTGGCAAGGGAGTCGACGAATCCCGGCAATGCAAGTCAACCTACAGTCCAACGTCTTGGACAGTGGCCCATATGTTagcgactcgttaattaatccCTGATTAATTCATTCATTCCTGagcggcaaaaataagcttcggctcggctcattcccgcaaacggcggcgcgcgcgcgcgtcgtggcgaggcggacggaggaggaggaggaggagcgcgcgtgtaccactcctcttcccaagctcccaatggcaagtggtagagcagcccttataaaggggtctcaactctcctcaactagcaaggtgggactaaacttcccaccacctgccatCTCATACATGAGCCTCAAGATTAACTAGggattagtgtcttatatgggcctaagcccatccataatccaacaatcccccaccagatctcgaggcacataagtttgtcaactgttccaaacaatgtttgatatacTAGATTTtttagtggagactgttaagttgaacttccacctagagcaacaggattagacttcttcacaactgaacaatggactatgccttgaattgtcagtttggcgtgcaGAAGTTTCGCCTATTGTCAGTTGATACGTGGCTGCCGAAGGCTAAACCCCACGGGTGGAGCCTATTAGTCATACTCCATaccttcatgagcttactagagattgcccaatctcatagactgtgaccagcagtcgggctcatataggtgtgttcctccaaagaatgctctgtagtttagcatcttgcttacacaagctttggaacacattaagacaaaagtcagcCTGCCTTACAGAATTGAGAGTATTGTGCATCTGCAACGGAGTGGGTTAATTAAGGATACTCTTCTCAGTTGACCGCTGGATTGTTTTCTCAGGTCCTAattcatgggatctccgatcacataggttgggttacccccatggcaacttacgtgggtctcatacccatctccctcgatgcattttctatcacaatccgtgatagccctttcgtaaaagggtctgccagattcttagccgtctggatataatccaacgcaatTACTCCAgagtttcttgattttctgacagatttcaatcttcttcttatgtgctttgtggatttcatgttgtcctttgaactcttagccttggcaatcactgtttgattgtcacagttcataaagacagccggcactggtttatcaaccaccggcaaatccatcaaaagctgtcgaagccattctgcttcgacgcatgatgtgtctaatgctgtgagttctgcttccatagtcgatctggttaagatcgtctgcttgcaagacttccaggaaacaacaccaccaccaagtgtgaagacatgtccactagtggctttcatctcatcagcatcagatatccaatttgaatcactatacccctcaagtaTCATCGGGTACCCAGAATAGTGAATTCCATAGTTCGTAGTACCTTGCAAATAACGCATCACTCGCTCAACAGCATGCCAGTGCACATCTCCtggattggaaacaaaccggctcagtttgcacacagcaaacgagatgtcaggacgagtagcacattctaggtacatcagtgaaccaaccacttgagaatatctcaattgatctacagccgtaccttcgaactttcgaatccgcacgctaggatcatatggtgttgcagaaggtttgcagtccgaatatccaaaacggctcaaaatcttctcaacatagtgggattgcaaaagtgcaattccaccctcagaatttctcagtagcttgatgttcaggataacatcagccacacctaggtccttcatctcaaagttgtgAGATAGAAAAGACTTACCTCCTCAATGACCTTGAGGTGGGTCCCGAATATCAGTttgtcatcgacatacagacacagtataactccttcgcccccaccatagcgatagtatacacatttgtcagcttcgttcacaacaaagccagcagatgtcagagtagtgttgaacttctcatgccattgcttaggcgcttgtttcgggccatacaaagatttcactagcttacacaccttaccttcctgaccatttactacaaagccatccggctgttgcatgtaaatttcctcgtctagctctccgttaaggaaagccgtcttaacgtccatctgatgaacgagaagaccatgcgaggcagccaaagcgagtaacactcgaatggttgtcagtctagccacaggtgaataagtgtcaaagaaattctcttcttctttctgggtataacccttggccacaagcctagccttgtacttctcaacagtACCATCGGGCCAAAGCTtcgttttgaacacccacttacatcctaatggtcgacaaccataaggacgatcagtgatctACCATGTCCTgttagccaagatggaatccatctcactacggaccgcatccttccagtagtcagcatccggaGATGCATAAACTTTTGAAATGGAGCTAGGGGTatcatcatccacgaggtacacgaggaaatcatcaccaaaggactttgcagtcctttgtctcttgctcctaacaggagcttcctcgtcatcctccgtggaactcttatcacttttatgttcataatattccatcagaatagcaggttcaggagtctcatcaGATTCCAGTCTAGAACTGCTTTGCATATCTTTCAtggggaaaatatcctcaaagaatgtagcatccctggactctataattgtaccgaccttctggtcaggtatctcagatttcaccactagaaatctatagccaacgctatgcttggcatagccaagaaaacacacagtccacggtctttggtcccaacttgcgctttttgattatcggcacattgactttcgccaaacagccccaagtgcgcaagtaagagagtgtagttcttttcttttaccattgctcatagggagtagtctcattatcctttgtgggaactttattcaggacatgacaagaTGTCAATACAgcgtccccccaccatgccttggataaacccgatgtatctaacatggcgttaaccaaatgagttagagtacggtttttccgttcggtaaccccgtttgactgggtgaGTAGGgaagcgtcctctcatgaataataccatgttctgCACAGAATAAATCAAACTAAttagaaaagtactctccaccacgatcagaccggactcgttttattttcttctcaagttggttctcaacttcagccttatagactttaaagtagtgtagagcctcatccttagtatttaacaaatacgcatagcagaatctagtggaatcatcaatcagagtcatgaagtatttctttccaccttcagtcaacacaccattcatctcacagagatctgaatgtatgagctctagaggtgccaggtgtctctccttcgcaggcttgtgaggcttacgaggttgcttagcttgcacacacgcatggcacttagagcctttggctaaagtgaaactcgggattaaatccatcttagctagccacgtcatacaaccgaaatttatgtgacaaagacgtgaatgccaaacctcggattcgttcacattagaatgaatttggttcacAACTTTATTATAGAAATCCTCCAGGGAAAGGCAGAacaaaccaccacaatcatatcgttttccaacaaatagtccataccgagatacgactactttgttagactcaaatactaacttaaacccttatttacatagaagggagccactaacgagattcttctttatggcggggacatgctgcacgttcttcagttgcACAATCTTtcccaaagtaaacttcagatctaccgtgccaacaccatgaacagaagcatgtgAGCCATTCCCCATCAGGATGGAACAATCTTGTGCGACCTGGtaggaagaaaacaaagacacatcagcacacacatgaatattggccccagtgtcaatccaccaatcggtggactgacaaactgaaagtatggtaaacagattaccatacccagatgccgcatcattgttgctcagagtgacattcacagacttggagtcctgtgctggcttcttgtacttgtttgggcacttgtttgcccaatgttcatctgaaccacaagtaaagaagccgtctctctttttgtctttcttcttacccttcctcttaaaggtagtattctgttggacagagttctttcccttgaacttgtggaagttcttctgcaccacattggcgctagaagaaccctctgcccctttcacgtgtgagtcctttgctctcgagttctgctcaacactgagatgaccaatgacatcctcaacagagaattcacgtctcaagtgcttgagagaagtagcaaagttcctccaactaggagggagttttgcaataatgcaacccgCGACAAACTTTTCCGAtaactcacacttcaggagctccagctccttagcaatgcactgtatctcatgagcctggtccAATACAGAACGGTTGTCACTcctgtaatcatggaactgcttCATGGCATACAGCTCACTGCCAGCATCAGTTGCGCCGAATTTGACTTCGAGCGCATCCCACAAGTTTTTGGCAATGCCCATATGAATAtaggcgtcaaccaacttgtctacaATCACACTCAGAACTGCTCCCAGAAAGATTATGGTTGCCTCCCTAAACGCCTTCTCCTATTTAGGAGCAATCGTTTATGTGAGGGACACACCaccaacccagaacacgttcatcgaTGTGAGCCACGAGGTGGtcctagtctgccaacgcttaaaatatgTCCCGGTAAACTTTTTCGGTTTCAGAGTAGCAGCAAAGCCTTGAATCGAAAAGtgcctaaaataaggtttttggattgttggaaatattagcacttttacGATTAGACTTATCCACAAGTTAATAGTAAGCATGGCATAAAAGGTATGCATCTCATAGCGATACATAAGCAAACCAGCACATGCAGAACATAGAATCAAACcttctatgagcagcacatatacggctagcataagtacgagtaaacgagggatgaacagatcataccctccggttggccaggccaacgcggcggctGCAGCATTAGCCTTGGCGTCGtctgtggccttcttcttagcggcgacgtcgtcggccatggtgttgatgtagaggaagtagtggaagcaaAGGCGAACGGAGTTGGGGACGGATCTGGAGCAGTCGcatcgagacgctccccaaaaaccttattgtcgttctcccgggcaggatctcgaacgacagggttccggaggcacctgctctcccgaccagcCGTGCACGTAGATgtcgggatgggatcgccggaGGCAGCAGAGAGTGAGGAATAGTAGATGACGGCTAGGTcacgcgagagggagtgagtgaaccgaatTAGGTTACTTCACTGgccagagccttcttatatagtcCGTAAGGAAGAAAGTCGTGGGCCTTGCCGAGGCCCATGACCGAGTCGGCCCACTCCCGGCAAGGGAGTCAGTTGTTGTTCCCCGCAAGGGTCGCACTCCCAGCAAGGGAGTCGACGAATACGCGGGTCCCGGCAAGGGTCGCAGCCCTGGCAAGGGAGTCGACGAATCCCGGCAACGCGAGTCAGCCCACAGTCCAACGTCTTGGACAGTGGCCCACATTTTagcgactcgttaattaatccctgattaattaattcattcctgagcggcaaaaataagcttcggctTGTCTCATTCCCGCAATCCGCGGCGCGCACGCGTGTCGTgatgaggcgaggcgaggcgtggcaaggcgggcggcggaggaggaggagcgcgcgtgtaccgctcctcttcccaagctcccaagggcaagtggtagagcagcccttataaaggggtctcaactctcctcaactagcaaggtgagactaaacttcccaccacctgccatctcatacatgagcctcaagattaaccaggtattagtgtcttatatgggcctaagcccatccataatccaacaatcccccacaagatctcgaggcacataagtttgtcaactattccaaacaatgtttgatatactagaattttcagtggagactgttaagttgaacttccacctagagcaacaAGATTATACTTCttaacaactgaacaatggactatgccttgaattgtcagtttggcgtgcaGAAGTTTCGCCTATTGTGAGTTGATACGTGGCTGCCGAAGGCTAAACCCCACGGGTGGAGCCTATTAGTCATACTCCGTACCttctcatgagcttactagagattgcccaatctcatagactgtgaccagcagtcgggctcacataggtgtgttcctccaaagaatgctctgtaggttagcatcttgcttacacaagctttggaacacattaagacaaaagtcagcCTGCCTTACAAAATTGAGAGTAttgtgcatctccaacggagtgggttaattaagtatactctcctcagttgaccgctagattgttttcccaggtcctaattcacgggatcttcgATCACATAGGCTGGTTTACGCCCATGGCAActtatgtgggtctcatacccatctccctcgatgcattttctatcacaatccgtgatagccctttcgtaaaagggtctgccagattcttagccacctggatataatccaacgctattacttcggagtttcttgattttctgacaaatttcaatcttcttcttatgtgctttgtggatttcatgttgtcctttgaactcttagtgtaagtgcatctagtgccacccctagttggttttggagtattgacgacaaacctggttgagggactaatgattttgtgagaattgcaggataacacatgtagaagtccctcattgatttagttttcctaccagagatgacccctaaaaatgtatgaagacattgaagtcaaaggtggtatgtgaagacattcacattgaagactatgacaagagaagacatcgcgtgaagactatggagcgcgaagacttagtagttcgtcattctttttcttctttgttgagtcataggaaccaccatacagttaagtggggtccaagagaaccagtcagaatgactgaagtgatgcttaaccaaaatcctatgtcttcgagtgaagactatgagagcaaatcttattcagagttggataagtcagctttgcttgtagcccaagtaaagttgccatgtgtgtttgaaatctgaccgttggaacacatgtcagttccttagtgacccagggtcatttcggataaatcaggccgggttgcctagtggctataaatagcccacccctacaaccataaacggctggctgctcagag
This portion of the Triticum dicoccoides isolate Atlit2015 ecotype Zavitan chromosome 7A, WEW_v2.0, whole genome shotgun sequence genome encodes:
- the LOC119330037 gene encoding protein mago nashi homolog 2; protein product: MAAVGGAGNGAGEEAGGAEFYLRYYVGHKGKFGHEFLEFEFRPDGKLRYANNSNYKNDTMIRKEVFVSPSVLREARRIIQDSEIMKEDDSNWPEPDRVGRQELEIVMGNEHISFTTSKIGSLVDVQTSKDPEGLRIFYYLVQDLKCFVFSLINLHFKIKPIQL